In Acanthopagrus latus isolate v.2019 chromosome 16, fAcaLat1.1, whole genome shotgun sequence, one DNA window encodes the following:
- the LOC119005193 gene encoding GSK3-beta interaction protein: MEVDCQPEEAIVSSFDEDCVVLGDVKDMRLEAEAVVNDVLFAVSEMHVSQSLTSASDVAYINVETREGNRYCLELTEAGLRVVGYAFDQVDEDLNTQYHETVYSLLDKLSPGYREAFGNALLQRLERLKQNGQ, from the exons ATGGAGGTAGACTGCCAGCCCGAGGAAGCCATCGTCTCTTCATTTGATGAGGACTGTGTCGTGCTCGGTGACGTCAAGGACATGAGATTGGAAGCAGAAGCTGTGGTCAATGACGTACTTTTTGCCGTCTCCGAAATGCACGTGTCACAAAGTCTCACCAGTGCGTCAGACGTGGCCTACATAAACGTGGAAACAAGGGAGGGAAACCGGTACTGTCTGGAGCTCACAGAGGCGGGACTAAGG GTGGTGGGCTACGCCTTCGATCAAGTGGATGAGGATTTGAACACTCAGTATCATGAGACTGTTTACTCGCTTCTGGACAAGCTGAGTCCCGGTTACAGAGAAGCCTTTGGCAATGCTTTGCTCCAGCGGTTGGAGAGGCTGAAGCAAAACGGACAATAA
- the LOC119005192 gene encoding NPC intracellular cholesterol transporter 2-like, translating into MDVRTGLIVVFCLIGLTCANPVKFFDCGSTSGKVSMVDIDPCASQPCQLHKGQSYSVNVTFNSAVASQTSKALVHGIIAGVPIPFPIPKDDGCQSGIQCPIQKQQSYHYLNSLPVKTEYPAIKLTVEWELRDDENKDLFCIKFPVQIVS; encoded by the exons ATGGATGTCCGGACTGGCTTAATCGTTGTGTTCTGCTTGATTGGACTCACCTGTGCCAATCCGGTGAAATTCTTTGACTGCG gCTCAACTTCTGGCAAAGTGTCCATGGTGGACATTGACCCATGTGCCAGTCAGCCATGCCAGCTGCACAAAGGACAGTCCTATAGTGTCAATGTGACATTTAATAGTG CTGTGGCGAGCCAGACGAGCAAGGCTTTGGTTCACGGCATTATTGCTGGAGTTCCCATCCCCTTCCCTATTCCCAAGGATGATGGCTGCCAATCTGGAATCCAGTGTCCCATCCAGAAGCAGCAGAGCTATCACTATTTGAACTCCCTTCCTGTAAAGACTGAGTATCCAGCT ATAAAGCTGACTGTGGAGTGGGAACTGAGAGacgatgaaaacaaagacttgttCTGCATCAAGTTTCCAGTTCAGATTGTGAGCTAA
- the isca2 gene encoding iron-sulfur cluster assembly 2 homolog, mitochondrial, which yields MRPVPSLQVVGRTNQHLLWKMSFVRGAMITASKSKVLTLARASTLLNNLNVSQQLHRVPPNPLPPFTAGLQRFSSASAQEKSVVSGPSEDKVYLTDSCVKRLGEIMEKGEYLRIHVEGGGCSGFQYKFSVVSEKTEDDRVFEQGGVGVLVDQDSLEFVKGATLDFTQELIRSTFQVLKNPQADHGCSCGSSFSVKL from the exons ATGCGTCCTGTCCCTTCGTTGCAAGTTGTGGGAAGAACTAACCAACATTTGTTATGGAAGATGTCATTCGTTAGAGGAGCGATGATAACTGCGTCAAAGTCGAAAGTATTGACCCTTGCCAG GGCATCTACTCTTCTGAACAACCTCAATGTGAGCCAACAGTTACACCGGGTTCCTCCAAACCCCTTGCCCCCTTTTACAGCGGGGCTTCAGCGTTTCAGCAGCGCCTCAGCCCAGGAGAAGTCAGTGGTGTCGGGTCCATCTGAAGATAAAGTGTACCTCACTGACTCATGTGTGAAG AGACTAGGGGAGATCATGGAGAAAGGCGAGTACCTGAGGATACACGTGGAAGGAGGCGGCTGCTCCGGGTTCCAGTACAAGTTTTCTGTTGTTAGTGAAAAGACTGAAGATGACAG AGTTTTTGAGCAGGGAGGAGTGGGCGTCCTCGTGGATCAGGACAGTCTGGAGTTTGTGAAAGGAGCCACGCTGGACTTCACCCAGGAGCTGATCCGCTCCACCTTTCAAGTGCTCAAGAATCCCCAAGCTGATCATGGCTGCTCCTGTGGCAGCTCGTTCTCTGTCAAATTATGA